A single Verrucomicrobiaceae bacterium DNA region contains:
- a CDS encoding DUF2490 domain-containing protein, whose product MKRALFILLAFVGSLCAADHTESNDNLWLNYVGDHPLFGSKWGLHLESQFRRADMGENWQQLLLRPGINYTLSPALTLTAGYAWVETHPYGDIPVAAEFPEHRLWEQATYTHKALGLDWTHRLRLEQRRIGEVNPATGDVTNWRYENRIRYMLRTTVPLSSDKKWYLALWDEVFFNFGSNVSMNYLDQNRAFIGLGRQLSPTTKLEVGFMEQTVQRRGGIVWENNHTAAVWLMSKWPFGSKL is encoded by the coding sequence ATGAAACGTGCCCTTTTCATCCTCTTGGCGTTCGTCGGCAGCCTCTGCGCTGCCGACCACACCGAGTCGAACGACAACCTCTGGCTCAACTACGTCGGTGATCATCCGCTCTTTGGCAGTAAGTGGGGACTGCACCTCGAGTCTCAGTTTCGCCGTGCCGACATGGGTGAAAACTGGCAGCAGCTTCTCCTGCGCCCCGGCATCAATTACACCCTCAGCCCCGCTTTGACGCTCACAGCGGGTTATGCGTGGGTCGAGACGCATCCGTATGGCGACATCCCCGTCGCCGCCGAGTTCCCCGAGCATCGACTCTGGGAGCAGGCCACCTACACGCACAAGGCCCTCGGCCTCGACTGGACTCACCGCCTCCGTTTGGAGCAGCGCCGCATCGGCGAAGTCAATCCCGCCACTGGTGATGTCACCAACTGGCGCTACGAAAACCGCATCCGCTACATGCTGCGCACCACCGTGCCGCTCAGCAGCGATAAAAAGTGGTATCTCGCTCTTTGGGACGAAGTGTTCTTCAATTTCGGTAGCAACGTCTCCATGAACTACCTCGATCAAAACCGCGCCTTCATCGGCCTCGGTCGCCAGCTCAGCCCGACGACCAAGCTCGAAGTCGGCTTCATGGAGCAGACCGTGCAGCGCCGTGGCGGCATCGTCTGGGAAAACAACCACACCGCCGCCGTGTGGCTGATGTCGAAGTGGCCCTTCGGCAGCAAACTTTGA
- a CDS encoding SPFH domain-containing protein — protein sequence MIPAVVILIVIILLSVSVIKQGHVGVVTRFGKYQRLMLPGLNFKLPLLEGVFKSISTQNQSIELEFEAISLDQAYVNFKSLIVYSAQDAGEETIKKIAFRFIDEKSFMQTLVRSVEGSIRSYVANKKQAEILVLRSEIIGAVKDHLEEALNSWGFHLLDLQINDISFDEAIMRSMSQVVSSNNMKMAAENEAQAQYLIKTRAAEAEARAIRVKAEAEKEASELKGAGNARFREQVAEGLANAGKTMQAGEVPPGFMLFTMWLDGMKYISEHGKGNVMFFDGSNEGMERTIKQMQALKTLDKRSLEGAGH from the coding sequence ATGATCCCCGCCGTCGTCATCCTCATCGTTATCATCCTTCTCAGCGTCTCTGTCATCAAACAGGGCCATGTGGGAGTCGTCACCCGCTTTGGCAAATACCAGCGCCTCATGCTGCCGGGCCTCAACTTCAAGCTACCACTGCTGGAGGGCGTCTTTAAGAGCATCTCCACGCAGAACCAGTCCATCGAACTCGAATTCGAGGCCATCTCGCTCGACCAAGCCTATGTGAACTTCAAATCGCTCATCGTGTACTCCGCCCAGGACGCCGGTGAAGAGACCATCAAGAAGATCGCCTTCCGCTTCATCGACGAGAAGAGCTTCATGCAGACCCTCGTCCGCAGCGTCGAAGGCAGTATCCGCTCCTATGTCGCGAACAAAAAGCAGGCCGAAATCCTCGTTTTGCGCTCCGAGATCATCGGTGCCGTGAAGGATCACCTCGAAGAAGCGCTCAACAGCTGGGGCTTCCACCTTCTCGACCTTCAGATCAACGACATCTCCTTTGATGAAGCCATCATGCGCTCCATGTCGCAGGTCGTTTCCAGCAACAACATGAAGATGGCCGCTGAGAACGAAGCCCAGGCCCAATACCTCATCAAAACCCGCGCCGCCGAGGCCGAGGCCCGCGCCATCCGCGTCAAAGCTGAGGCCGAAAAAGAAGCCTCTGAGCTCAAAGGTGCTGGCAACGCCCGCTTCCGCGAGCAAGTCGCCGAAGGTCTCGCCAACGCCGGCAAAACCATGCAGGCCGGCGAAGTGCCTCCCGGCTTCATGCTCTTCACCATGTGGCTCGACGGCATGAAATACATCTCCGAGCACGGCAAAGGCAACGTCATGTTCTTCGACGGCTCCAACGAAGGCATGGAGCGCACGATCAAGCAGATGCAGGCTCTCAAGACGCTCGACAAGCGCTCACTCGAAGGCGCTGGACATTGA
- a CDS encoding DUF4440 domain-containing protein, with the protein MIAGLVHVASHGMYALLLALFCGILTYTEGILEALIIVLVVHLFINFVIFRHDHIPLIDILRKFARRFGEDVDPRSTDTKLVHKDKQIGGLRFSTISHNAADKKNLTDFINDWAFGVNNHSLPAVVGCYDMNGLLWGTFAKELREGHHKIKGYFEHLFELEDVHVKFETGEVRQYKEIHIQSGKYVFTFKRKKELISVPARYSFVCKKEKTGWFILEHHSSEFPA; encoded by the coding sequence ATGATCGCCGGGTTGGTGCATGTCGCGTCTCACGGGATGTATGCCCTGCTGCTGGCCCTGTTTTGCGGCATCCTGACCTACACGGAGGGCATCTTGGAAGCTTTGATCATTGTGCTCGTGGTGCACCTCTTCATCAACTTCGTCATCTTCCGCCACGACCACATTCCGCTGATCGACATCCTGAGAAAGTTTGCTCGCAGATTTGGCGAAGACGTCGATCCGCGCAGCACGGACACCAAGCTCGTTCACAAAGACAAGCAGATCGGCGGCCTGCGCTTCAGCACCATCAGTCACAATGCAGCTGATAAGAAGAATCTGACCGACTTCATCAATGACTGGGCCTTTGGCGTCAACAATCACAGCCTGCCTGCCGTCGTCGGCTGCTACGACATGAACGGCCTGCTATGGGGCACCTTCGCCAAGGAGCTGCGTGAAGGCCACCACAAGATCAAAGGCTACTTCGAGCATCTCTTTGAACTGGAAGACGTGCACGTGAAGTTCGAGACCGGCGAGGTGCGCCAATACAAGGAAATCCACATCCAGTCCGGCAAATACGTCTTCACCTTCAAGCGCAAGAAGGAGCTCATCAGCGTGCCCGCCCGCTACTCCTTCGTCTGCAAAAAGGAAAAGACCGGCTGGTTCATCCTTGAGCACCACTCCTCCGAATTCCCCGCCTGA
- a CDS encoding SulP family inorganic anion transporter: MNLRRDLPASLVVFLVAVPLSLGIAFASGAPIIAGLIGAVAGGIVTGLLAGSPLQVSGPAAGLTVVVAGLVHQFGWETMCLITACAGVVQLLMGWFKVARGALIIAPSVVHGMLAGIGISIALAQIHVVLGGSPQSSPVVNLLGIPKQLGLVNTQAAILGFLTIAILIIWKKLPFQAIPGPLVAVVTGTVVSIIAKMDVKRVDLPETFELTKLAPPQHWGPFVVAVLTVAIIASIESLLCAVATDKLHSGVRSDLDKELRAQGAGNLVSGLLGGLPITGVIVRSSANIIAGGVSRWSAIFHGVWVLIFALFLGGLIESIPLAVLAGLLVHVGINLVNLHHIRDLHTHKEAPIYFATVLGVVGLNLLAGVGLGLGLSVFFLLRRLSNTDVKVEQRDGKWHVRIGGTLTFASVPSMNAALSGIPAGHNVDIDLAVDFIDHAAFESLHGWRLNHEKTGGHVDLDETHEEWYKPAREGTPRRGKSLPGVKA, encoded by the coding sequence ATGAATCTCCGCCGCGATCTTCCAGCCTCTCTCGTTGTTTTCCTTGTCGCAGTACCACTGTCGCTGGGCATCGCTTTTGCTTCGGGGGCACCGATTATTGCGGGTCTCATCGGGGCAGTGGCTGGCGGGATCGTCACGGGACTGCTCGCGGGATCACCGCTTCAGGTTTCGGGGCCAGCGGCGGGGCTGACCGTGGTGGTGGCTGGTTTGGTGCATCAGTTCGGCTGGGAAACGATGTGCTTGATCACTGCTTGTGCAGGCGTGGTGCAGCTTTTGATGGGCTGGTTCAAAGTCGCACGCGGGGCACTGATCATCGCGCCATCGGTGGTGCATGGTATGTTGGCGGGCATCGGCATCTCCATCGCGCTGGCGCAGATTCATGTGGTGCTGGGCGGTTCGCCGCAAAGCTCGCCCGTGGTGAATTTGCTCGGCATTCCGAAGCAGCTCGGCCTTGTGAACACGCAGGCGGCGATTCTTGGCTTCCTCACCATCGCCATCCTTATCATCTGGAAAAAACTTCCCTTCCAAGCCATCCCGGGACCGCTGGTGGCAGTAGTGACGGGCACGGTGGTGTCCATCATCGCGAAGATGGATGTGAAGCGGGTGGATCTGCCAGAGACCTTTGAACTGACCAAGCTCGCCCCGCCGCAGCATTGGGGGCCGTTTGTGGTCGCCGTGCTGACGGTGGCGATCATCGCCAGCATCGAGTCGCTGCTGTGTGCGGTGGCCACAGACAAATTGCACAGTGGCGTGCGCTCGGATTTGGACAAGGAACTGCGTGCTCAAGGCGCAGGCAATCTCGTCTCCGGTCTCCTCGGCGGCCTGCCGATCACTGGTGTGATCGTGCGCTCATCGGCAAACATCATCGCGGGTGGTGTGAGCCGCTGGTCCGCCATTTTCCATGGCGTGTGGGTGCTGATCTTCGCGCTGTTCCTCGGCGGTTTGATCGAGAGCATTCCTCTGGCCGTGCTGGCAGGCCTGCTGGTGCATGTGGGCATTAATCTGGTGAACCTGCATCACATCCGCGATCTGCACACGCATAAGGAAGCGCCGATCTACTTCGCCACGGTGCTCGGCGTGGTCGGATTGAACCTGCTGGCAGGTGTCGGCCTCGGCCTGGGCCTCAGCGTCTTCTTCCTGCTGCGCCGACTTTCCAACACCGATGTCAAAGTCGAGCAGCGTGACGGCAAGTGGCACGTGCGCATCGGCGGCACGCTCACCTTTGCTTCCGTGCCGAGCATGAATGCAGCGCTTTCGGGCATCCCAGCCGGTCACAATGTGGACATCGACCTTGCTGTCGATTTCATCGACCACGCGGCCTTTGAATCGCTGCACGGCTGGCGTCTGAATCACGAGAAGACCGGCGGCCACGTCGATCTCGATGAAACCCACGAGGAATGGTACAAACCCGCTCGTGAAGGCACGCCAAGACGCGGAAAGTCGCTTCCGGGTGTGAAGGCGTGA